A region from the Cydia amplana chromosome 7, ilCydAmpl1.1, whole genome shotgun sequence genome encodes:
- the LOC134649837 gene encoding putative nuclease HARBI1, which produces MEEKQQRKIQRRAIRDICNPFDMPNEEFRHIYRVRKELALYLCAELDADLKPNHDDGLPAHLKVLTSLHLLADGSYQRGTGQDHGLSIAQSTVSKYLDQFVTAVNRRLKDKWILFPGDEQSRQSIARGFQEAYGVANILGTVDCTQVKIFPPPLPHGVQYLNRKGNHALNVQLVCK; this is translated from the exons ATGGAAGAAAAGCAACAAAGGAAAATCCAGCGACGGGCCATAAGGGACATATGCAACCCCTTTGATATGCCCAACGAAGAGTTTCGGCACATATATAGAGTGCGCAAAGAGTTGGCACTCTATTTGTGTGCCGAACTCGACGCCGACCTCAAACCTAACCATGACGATGGATTGCCGGCACATCTTAAA GTTCTAACATCACTGCACCTATTGGCTGACGGTAGTTACCAAAGGGGAACTGGTCAAGACCATGGCTTGTCTATTGCTCAGTCCACTGTCAGCAAGTACCTGGACCAATTTGTTACTGCAGTCAATAGAAG ACTCAAGGACAAATGGATACTCTTCCCAGGAGACGAGCAGTCCCGGCAATCCATCGCCAGAGGTTTTCAGGAGGCATATGGGGTTGCTAACATCTTGGGTACAGTAGACTGCACCCAAGTAAAAATATTTCCACCTCCGTTACCACACGGTGTACAGTATTTAAACAGAAAAGGAAATCATGCACTCAACGTTCAGTTGGTATGTAAATAA